The stretch of DNA TGCTGACCGACCTGAATATCTCGAAAATGGTCGATTTCCACAGGCAAAAAAAGGCGAAAGCCACTATCGCATTGACCCCCGTTGAAGACCCGACCGCATATGGGCTTGTGCTGACAGGCGAGGATAGCCGCGTAAAAGAATTTTTGGAAAAACCGAACTGGGAGAGGCTTGAGGGGATCGCAAAGTTCGAAATAAACGCGGGAACATATGTTATCGATCCTAAGGTTTTCAAGGATGTTCCCAAAAATACCCGATACATGTTCGAGCATGACCTTTTCCCCAAATTATTAATGGACCGCGAGCGGGTTTTTGGATATTCTTCCGCGAGCTTTTGGCTTGATATCGGTAATATTGCAAAATATAAGCACGCCCATGAGGCGATACTTAGGGGAGAGGTCGCCGTCAGGGTGCTTGGCATGCGCGAAGATGGGGCGTGCTTTATTGGGCGAGGAGCAAAAGTCGCAAAATCCGCAAAATTAATCAGTCCCGTATTGGTAGGCGAGGAAGCGGCAATAATGGACGGCGCAGTTATTAAGGATTATTCGGTTGTCGGCTCCAAGGTAGCAGTCGGGGCAAATTCCACGGTTGAAAACTCGATCATATGGGATAATTCAAGCATTGGCGAACACGTAAAGCTGTCCCAATCGATTGTTGGCTACAACTGCAGGATCGAGGACAATTGTTCGATCAGGGGAGTGGTTCTCGCGGATAATTCCTTGGTCGCAAAGGGGACGATTTTCAATGCTTAATGTTATATCCGGGAAAGAAATCGAGGCGGAGATCTTAAAGATAATCAGCAAAGAAGCTTTTGACAGATCAACAGAAAATAAAGTTTCAGAGATCGTACTTAATGTAAAAAACAGGGGCGACGGGGCTATTTTCGAATATACAAAAGCTTTCGATAATATTGAAATCAACGAGTTCAGCGTAACTGACCAGGAATTTAAGGATGCGTATTCCAATGTCGGCAGGGACTTTATCGAATCGCTTGAGGTATTGGGGAAAAATATAACCGAGTTCCATAAAAAAGAAAAAGGATCCGAATGGTTTGAACAACAGGACGAAGACGCCGTTGTCGGCATAAGGAATATACCGCTTGGATCCGCCGGCATCTACGTCCCGGGAGGTCGCGCGAAGTACCCTTCGTCGGTCCTGATGAATGCGATACCCGCAAAAGTTGCCGGTGTGCCAAGAGTCGTGATGGCGACCCCGCCGCCGATCGATCCGCATGTATTGGTTGCCGCGGCCGAGGTAGGCGTAAGGGAAGTTTATAAGATCGGCGGCGCCCAGGCGATAGCCGCGCTTGCTTACGGGACGCGTTCGGTCGCAAAAGTCGATAAAATAGTCGGTCCCGGGAATATATATGTCACAATCGCAAAAAAGCTTGTTTCATACGATGTCGGCATCGATTCTTTGGCCGGGCCGTCGGATATTTTAATAATCGCCGATTGCGACGCGGAGCCGCAGTATATCGCCGCCGACCTATTGTCGCAATGTGAGCACGATCCTCAATCCAGGGCAATTCTTGTCACTGATTCCGAGACCTTGATACCAAGAGTCTTAAAGGAGATCGAAAGCCAGTTCAAGAAATTAAAAAGGCAGGATATCATCAAGGGATCCCTTGATGACAACGGCAGGATATTCCTGGTCCACAAATTAAAAGAAGCAATAGATATCGCGAACAGGATCGCCCCCGAGCATTTAGAGATATTGGTATCGCCTCCTCAAAAGATATTTGAAAAAATAACGAACGCGGGAGCGGTTTTTCTCGGGCCATATTCGCCTGTCGCGATCGGTGATTACGGAGCAGGCCCGAATCATGTGCTGCCGACCAATGGGACAGCAAGGTTCTCTTCTCCGCTTGGAGTTTACGATTTTGTGAAAAGACAGAGTTTTCTTGGATATACAAAGGGCGCACTGAACAAAATAAGGAAATTTTCATCAAAAATGGCCGAAGTTGAAGGCTTTGACGCCCATAAAAGGGCTATAGAGATAAGATTTTCTTAACCCTCACCCATATTTTTCTAATTTGAATTCTTGTTGCTATTTACCCTCTCCCACAGGGAGAGGGGTTGATTGGAGAAAATTTCAAAAATTAAAAAAAATGGGTGAGGGGTTTAATGGCATCTATCGGATTTTCTCTTGATTCAATCCAATTTACATCCTTGAATCTTTTAAACCAGGTCATTTGTCTTCTAGCAAAGTTACGCGTTCGTTTTTTTAGCTCTTCGATCATTTGTTCTTTAGTAAAGTTACCGTCTAAATATTCAATTACTT from Candidatus Saganbacteria bacterium encodes:
- the hisD gene encoding histidinol dehydrogenase, which produces MLNVISGKEIEAEILKIISKEAFDRSTENKVSEIVLNVKNRGDGAIFEYTKAFDNIEINEFSVTDQEFKDAYSNVGRDFIESLEVLGKNITEFHKKEKGSEWFEQQDEDAVVGIRNIPLGSAGIYVPGGRAKYPSSVLMNAIPAKVAGVPRVVMATPPPIDPHVLVAAAEVGVREVYKIGGAQAIAALAYGTRSVAKVDKIVGPGNIYVTIAKKLVSYDVGIDSLAGPSDILIIADCDAEPQYIAADLLSQCEHDPQSRAILVTDSETLIPRVLKEIESQFKKLKRQDIIKGSLDDNGRIFLVHKLKEAIDIANRIAPEHLEILVSPPQKIFEKITNAGAVFLGPYSPVAIGDYGAGPNHVLPTNGTARFSSPLGVYDFVKRQSFLGYTKGALNKIRKFSSKMAEVEGFDAHKRAIEIRFS
- a CDS encoding NDP-sugar synthase; the protein is MKAVIIAGGLGTRLRPLTYNTPKPIVPVANRAFVIHQIEHLKRHGVSEIILNLHYLPDAIKQVLGDGSQFGVKLFYSIESDPLGTAGAVKNAEEYFGSDLLIVFNGDVLTDLNISKMVDFHRQKKAKATIALTPVEDPTAYGLVLTGEDSRVKEFLEKPNWERLEGIAKFEINAGTYVIDPKVFKDVPKNTRYMFEHDLFPKLLMDRERVFGYSSASFWLDIGNIAKYKHAHEAILRGEVAVRVLGMREDGACFIGRGAKVAKSAKLISPVLVGEEAAIMDGAVIKDYSVVGSKVAVGANSTVENSIIWDNSSIGEHVKLSQSIVGYNCRIEDNCSIRGVVLADNSLVAKGTIFNA